TGCTATCATTTAAATTTTTGGCATCATAACTTGGAAGTAAATGCCAATAAATGTATATTCAACAACTAAATGAATAATCTTAataaagactgtaaaataagccACAGTAATACAGTAATTTTCTTTCTTTCAGCATGCATATTCAGATATGACAGAGCCAAACCAGACTGTGTTGACCTATTTCATCATTAAGGGGATCTCGGATATACCTCAGCTCCAGGTTCTGATCTTCCTTTTGGTTCTGCTGATTTATCTCATCACACTTGGTGGTAACACAGCCATTCTTCTGCTCGTCTGCTGGGATTCACATCTTCACACTCCTATGTACTTTTTCCTATGTAACCTCTCCGTCCTTGACGTGTCTGCCATTAACGTCACTCTTCATAAGATCTTTGCTATATTTATATCGGGCGATAAAACAGTTTCCTTCTTGGCTTGCATGGTCCAGGTGTGTATATTTTTATGGTTGTCTGGAAACGAGTTGCTGTTACTGACAGCGATGAGTTATGATCGGTACGTGGCCATCTGTGACCCACTGAGATATCGTACGGTTATGAACCTTAAAGTTTGTTGTCTATTGGCCTTGTTCTGTTGGTTGTGGAGTCTCGTGCAGATTCTTCCACCTGTTTTCATACTAGCAAGCTTTTCCTGTTACTCGTCAATTGAAATCAATCACTTCTTTTGTGACATTGCTCCATTAATGAAACTTTCCTGCAGTGATACCTCCAGTTTAGAGCTGGTGATATTGACAGAAGGTGTCCTCCTATCAACTTTCACTCCTTTTGTTCTCACGTTCACCTCCTATGTTTTCATTATTATCACCATTATGAGAATAAAGACCAACACTGGGAGACGCAAAGCCTTCTACACATGCTCTTCGCACCTTACAATTGTCATCATTCTGTACGTTATTCTTGTTTGTCAGTACATGGTACCAACATCAGCAAGCATGTTGAACTATAATAAGCTTTTCTCTATGTTTAACACAGCTGCCGTTCCCATGCTAAACCCACTGATTTATAGCTTAAAAAATAAAGATGTACAGGCCTCTGCCAGACGTATGCTGAGATATTGTCATGTGGCTCTAATGTATTGATTTAAAGACAAAAAATACACATGTATttgaaattataaatatactgttATGTATTATCTACATATCCAAGGTAAAAATTGAGTCTTCACTTAAACGTCTAACCTGCAGTAACCTGTAGAAATAGGTTGGAAGTATAAACAAGAGAATGCCTGTGCTTTTTTGCATATGCAGCATGGTACCCTGGGAGCAATGTGAATTCAGTCTATCATGTtagagactttttttttcttgttttattttgtttgtttttttaaatcttcctAGGAATATTTATATGGCTTATAACGATATATTTCATAGTGTATATGTTATACAGTTTTAACCAAATATTATGTTGACAAATGTTaaaaggaggaggagatcctATTAGAAAGACAGATCGCtaaacatt
This DNA window, taken from Pelobates fuscus isolate aPelFus1 chromosome 9, aPelFus1.pri, whole genome shotgun sequence, encodes the following:
- the LOC134573621 gene encoding olfactory receptor 5AR1-like; translated protein: MTEPNQTVLTYFIIKGISDIPQLQVLIFLLVLLIYLITLGGNTAILLLVCWDSHLHTPMYFFLCNLSVLDVSAINVTLHKIFAIFISGDKTVSFLACMVQVCIFLWLSGNELLLLTAMSYDRYVAICDPLRYRTVMNLKVCCLLALFCWLWSLVQILPPVFILASFSCYSSIEINHFFCDIAPLMKLSCSDTSSLELVILTEGVLLSTFTPFVLTFTSYVFIIITIMRIKTNTGRRKAFYTCSSHLTIVIILYVILVCQYMVPTSASMLNYNKLFSMFNTAAVPMLNPLIYSLKNKDVQASARRMLRYCHVALMY